DNA sequence from the Piliocolobus tephrosceles isolate RC106 chromosome 9, ASM277652v3, whole genome shotgun sequence genome:
AAATAAGAGGACTGGAAGTACAAGTTAAGATTCCCTCCTTCCCCTGTCTCCCATAAAGGAAAATCATACCTTAGGAATCATACTTGGGTTCAAGTATCTGatgcatttttgtttctgttttgctgCCAAGGAAATTTCTCAGGATACCATGTATCTCCAGTATTGTAAAGTCTGCCAAGCATACAAGGCACCACGTTCACATCACTGCAGAAAGTGTAACAGGTACCTGTCTTTCTTGCTGTTCAGAGAGGATCCATCAACTAATTACTGATGTTTTCATTGTTCCTTCTACTACTTTAGTGCTACTTCTATTCACTGCAAGGTTGCcatattataaaaaatactgTCAAAATACTTGTATCCATAATCCCCATTTTATACTTAAATTATCCAGATAATGAATAGATTTAATTCTTCTTTGTTACAAGTGAAACacttttctagaaaaatacagatttacTTTGCCTCTTGTCCTGCAAGAACAAGggaaaaattatactttaagtttgtTTCCATATATCAAGATTAATTGTGTTAGTCAGCTGCCATCTGGGCTAACTTTAGAATTGTTCTGAGTCTAAATTATAAGGGAGATCTGCTTTCCCCATTACTTATTGACAAACatttacactttatacaaatCTAATAATCCAGGTGCCTATCATCACAAATGTTTTAATATCAAAAACTTAATCagaagaaaactattaaaaatgtgaaataaccTGCAACCTTTTTTAATGCACAGCTATAATCACTGATTAGTAAGAAGTTTAGAGAACTGTTGAAagcaaataaagttttgtttgaGGCCAGAACATTGTCTTCTATCAACAGTAAGGAACAGTTGCACGGCAAGACTTTGCTTATTATACCATATCTTATATTCTGGAGTTTGCTTGCTTAGCTCAGAGATCCACTAACTAAAGGATACTATGAGAACAGGAAGGAAGTTACATGTGTCTGTTTGAGTCCATTAACCCCAATGGAAATTTATAAGAGATTTGTTGAGTCTATTGTAGGTCACTTGGGTCACTGCACTTACAAGCTGGAAGAAAACCAGGAACCACGCTCATTTCTTTATAATGAGCATTATAAAGGACCCTCTTTCAGTGGGTCTCCTGACTTCTTTAAACAAATACTTGTAGCAGACATCTTTTCCTCAGAAGCTGTTAGAAAGCCTGCCCTTTCCTGTGTTGTTTAGGATTTAAAAGGAGTCACTGTTCATAATTGTTTAAAAGCTcataaagatttttctttctgttccatgaAGTATAATTCTCCTGTAGCTTATGGACATGCTGGATTCCTATTTGCTTGATCTTTTGAAGACCAAAGTTATTTAAAGTAGACAGAATTTTCTGCCTcatgttttatgtaaatttttcttGTTAGATGTGTGATGAAGATGGACCATCACTGTCCTTGGATCAACAACTGTTGTGGTTACCAAAATCATGCTTCGTTCACACTGTTTCTCCTTTTAGCACCACTGGGTTGTATCCATGCTGCTTTCATTTTTGTGATGACTATGTACACACAGCTTTATAATCGggtaagtgaaaatgaaaatgttttattataaaatcatcCATGCAAGATTAAATGGTAGTTATCAACATTTAAGAGTTTCATTTGGAAATATGCTTTCTGTGATTTAGTTGGGGAAATAGAACTTTGTTTTACTGATATATGGGTTCCTTTTTAGGAAGcattaaaacttaaattttgaGATGAGGAAAGATTATTTCTTCTGAAAACTTACATACATGCTCTAGATGAagctgataaatattttaatactttatatgTAATTTGTTAGACTTCAGACTTAATAGTTATGGAAAGAATagtgagaagaaaaaagacaacacTAGTGCTTCCTACTTCCATCCCATTCATGTGGCAAGTTGTagttctttgttcatttctgatTCTAGTGCCCTGGAAGGTGGCTCATGGAGCAGATACATACcataaaatataaacagattaAACCAGCAAGAGATCAAGTTGATTTATGGGCAAGTAGTCATGAGATAAAGTTCAGGGGACACAAACAAAACTCCCTAAAGAGGCCTTGAAAGTAAACGAGAAACACACACCTGATGGGACTGCCAAACTGTAGAGTCTGTCTTTTGGGGAGGGGACAGCCCATATTTGATCTGCAAGCTTGTGATGTTTGGAAATTCTAGCCCAGAACAATCtgaaaatctggatttttatgtgaaatctctTGATTTGTAAATGTTGGCACCTAATTCTGAATGTTGAAACTTTATGCAGGCCAGGCAGCACACATCTGTGGTCATATTTGGCCTGCATTTTGTCAGTTCTTCACCACTGTTTGTAAAACACGAGGGAAGAAACTACTGAATCCTAGGCAGCAGTTGTCACCGTGGAAGAATACTGCAGTGTAGAATagcaaggagaagagagaagacataGTTCTGGTTTAGATTAGTGTCTAGTGTTGTGTATGCATGTTGATGTTGGTAAGGTCTCCTTGACACTTACTgaggaaacaacaacaacgaaaagtAACATTTGAGAAAACTAAGAATGATACCCTGCACATCGGTCTGAGCTCGTTACAATATTACTTAAAAatagctggccgggcgcggtggctcacgcctgtaatcctggcactttgggaggccgaggcagtgtggatcacaaggtcaggagttcaagagcagcctggccaatctggtgacaccctgtctctactaaaactacaaaaaattagccaggtgtgatggtacatgcctgtagtcccggctactcgggaggctgaggcaagagaatcgcttgaactcgggaggcggaggttgcagtgagtcaagatcgcgccactgcactccagactgggcgacagagtgagactccgactcaaataaatacataaaataaaaatagctgtgtTTGCTTTGGCCACAGGGCCATGTTGTCATCTCTTTGATCAAGTTATTTTACATGTCACAGTAGAGTCTGACCAGTTACCACAAccaaatattttgtgtgtgtgctgttgTTGCTGTGCTAGCTCTCCTTTGGCTGGAACACGGTGAAGATTGACATGAGTGCAGCCCGGAGAGATCCTCTTCCAGTTGTTCCATTTGGATTAGCTGCATTTGCTACCACCTTGTTTGCCTTGGGATTAGCTTTAGGAACAACCATAGCTGTTGGGATGTTGTTTTTTATCCAGGTAAGCATCTCAGTTACCTCTAGTCAAAAGTGTCAAGTTGTTGGGACTGATtgaacaagaaagagaaagactatATTTAAGTGTGCAGTatgaaatggaaattatttttacttatttcatttaggTAACTAATCTCCTGTGTATTCTTCAGATAATTTCGATTTAATTTTGCCAGAATTTCTAGGTATTGATTTAGTTTTTCAAATGTTAACTTAGAGTTAGGTAAGTTCTGGAGCACATCAGAATTGAGAGAGCACTTCTCACCTGTACAGTCTCTCTTGCTCTTCACCTCCACCCCAATAGAGGAGTCTTACTGTTCTCCCTTCCCGACAGATGATTAATTCATTGATTCTCaaaaaggttaagtgacttacccaatGTCACCCATTCATGTACTTGGTAAacattaatgttattttataataGTATCTATTTAATAATAGTAGTAATCATaatatagctaacatttattgagcacttatttaggcactttacatgtattagctcatttaatctccATAACAGCCCTATGATAAAGATGCTATTTAATGCCTACACTGATGAGTCATTCTGCTAATTTTCTAAGGCTGCAAAAATGATAATGAAGAGGTAGCAGTCCTTAGGAACTGACAGTTAATATTAAACAGTTAATCCAGGGCCGTATGTCGTAGATTTATGTGCACAGCGCTATGAGAGGACAGAGGAGGACCTGGCTCTGAAGGGACCAAaaaccattcctttttttttttttttttttttttttttgagatggagtcttactctgtcacccaggctagagtccagtggtgcgaactcagctcactgcaacctccgccttccgggtttaagtagttctctgcctcagcctcccaagtagctgggattacaggcgcctgccaccacacctggttaatttttatgtttttaatgaagacagggtttcaccatcttggccaggctggtcttgaacccctgactttgtgatccagtcacctcggcctcccaaagtgctgggattacaggcgtgaaccactgcgcccggcccaaaaaccATTCTTACGACTATTGCATTCACGTAATTCGTTCATTGATTCGTTGAAGGCCTACTGTGGGCCAGGTATTATCCGCTAGGCCCTTGGAATAGAATGAGGACTCCTGGGCCAaggctgtttatttttgttgttgttgtttgtttgtttgttcgtttgttttgagacggagcctggctctgttggcccaggctggagtgcaatggcacgatctcggctcattgcagcctctgccaaGGCTGTTTCTAACATACTACACTGTCTCTCTGAAGGCACAGCTAGACTTTAAGGGAACTCttggttttaaaataatctggTTTTGTTTATACTTTATTATCATCTACTAACGTGGGAccaaattctttgaaaaattttcCCCAATGCCTCTAATTTAGAATCATATTAGAAATAAACTAAGATCCTATAATATAAAAGCCTGTATATGTGGAATCAGTCATATCTAGGAAAATCAAATAATAGAATAAAGACTGaatacattcattatttttaaggcAAGTGAAATATTGAGGTTGACTGAAATGAGTCACTGTTACTTCTCATAAATAGATTAATCATAAATGTAAAGttagttaaaaataatgataaaagatttTAATAGCAAATTACAATGGATTATATCAGTGTTTTATTAATACTCTCCAAACCTTGCTCTGAAAATAGTACTTATGACATGAAGTTTGATTAACATACTAGATTCAGATTTGATTATGGATGGGTGTAATCATTGTTACGGAGAGGTACTGTGGTGCAGTAGTTAAGAACGAGGTCTTTGGAGTCAGATGGCTGACATGATAATTGTGGTACTTAACCTGTGTTTTCCTTGGTATCTTTATCTATGGAATGGAGTAATAAAAGCTGTCTCAGAGAATTATGAATATGATAATATTAAAGAAACCAAGGTCACATTATTAAATTTTACCATCTATCATTTAATTTCCAGATGAAAATAATTCTCAGAAACAAAACTTCTATTGAGTCATGGATTGAAGAGAAGgtaaattttaataattgtttcttcaatattaaaaaagtatattaataaaGGACTGGTAAAGTCCTCAATATTAATAAAGTCTGTTAATAGAAAAGTGCCTGAAAGTGAAAACATGGCTGCCAAATGGCTACCATAAGTCATTTGCATGCCACATAAAAGGTGAATataggaaacatttttattcattctataaCTCCCACAGAAATGTGCTTCTCATACACCCTGAGTGGTTGCAGAGGCCTAAGCCACACGTCAAACCATCTGTTCGTTATCTCTTAGACTAGAGGAGAAAGCAACCCATTTGGAAAGGAGCTTCCACCCTACCAAGCTGCCATCAAGTTTTTCTCAATGTTTTAGACATTCAATGAAGCGCCTAACATTTAGCTCATCACAGACCTCACAACCTCCAATACTTCATGCTGTCCATTGTGATTCTAGCGTGAAACACAAATCTGACTACCCTGCTCCTTGTTTAAAACTTCTCAGAGCCTCACCATTCCTGTGGCAGGGGTTGAAACCCAAATACCTGCAGGGTCTGGGCAGATAATGTCCATGAAGGAGAGCAAGCCTGTATATCAAAGAGTTGCCTGGCAGACCAAGCTGATTGTTGCCAGAGGGGAGTATTCACAATTTCCAAATTACAAAATAGGGAGAAGGATAGTATCGTTTTATGTCCTTACAAATCTCTTTAGTGTCTGACTTAAGACAGTTGGATTCTCACTTCTGCATTCAGTCTGTTGAGATATGTTGCTTCGATTGAAGTATGTGAAGATCCAACCTCACACAGATAAGTAGGTAGAAAAGGATAGAGTATTTTAATAGGCCTTTTACATGATAATAGTGGATGTTCTTCCATATTACGTTGAAAACTTGACAAGTGATATTTCTTATCAGTAAGATTTgtatacctttttattttaaaactcatcagCCTGTCTTGCTCTTTGAATGAATCTTTTACCAATATGTGGTTTTATGTAATATCAGGCATTGGTCATTTGGGAGATACTGATTTACTGGGTTATGTAGATTTTCCAAACGTTAAACACCTTTCATTAGACAGTATCCCAAAACTGCATTCACTTATATCAATATAtcagttttataagaaaaaaatccttaagTATTGGAAAGCTGTCAAGCTCACAGTGGTAGatgcaagttttttgttttttttttttaatcctaataTGCATTTGAAAGCCTTATTTTTTTTACTATCAACCCATACTGTCAGTCAATTCCCTTGAAGTGACTGCCTGActgttcatttttgagaaaatgttcaCCAAGTACTAAAGTCCAAATAACCTTAGTTTGCTACATTActcattctttcaagtaaaaatagtgTTACATTAAAGAAGCTGGCTCTACAGCTTTTGTTACCTTACAGCTTAACAGCTATTTTCCTTGAGATGATCATTCTACTTGGGCACGCTTTATGTATACTTCTCATTTTGTTACACagactgttaaaaataaagaacatctcCTTGAGAATTGagatttaatgtttaaaaataacttttactgCTTCATCAAGGACGTTCTTACATGAAATTGCTCATAATGACTACCAACACAGTTTGGTGCCACTGCCTTGGTTTCTGCTAAGATGCCAACAGTTTTATTCACCATCGCAAATGTCAACACAACAAAAAGACAAGTAACATTTCAGTGTTATTATGAAAATAGCTTGGCCTTAATGactagcaagaaaatgtcttgaAAACTCAAAGTGATCCTCAAAGCATGCTTTGAGAGCCACTGATGTACAGGTTTTAGGTGTGAGCTTCTTAGCTTCTACATAAATAAGACCttttatgacttctttttttgttttttggcgacggagtctcactctgttgcccaggctggagtgcagtggcacaatcttggctcactgcaacctccacctcctgggttcaagtgattctcctgccttagcctcccaagtagctgggattaaaagatgtatgccaccatgcccagctaagttttatatttttagtagagacaggctttcaccatgttggccaggctggtctcaaactcctgacctcaagtaatccacccacctcggcctcccaaagtgctgggatgacaggcatgagccactgccaaCTTCTGTTTATctacttctcctgcctcatttcCTACCCTTCTCTACACTGTCTCTCACACTTGATACTAAATTACTCATAGTTTGTACATCTTATGCTTCCGTATCCTTGCACatgttgttccctctgcctagaatggtCTTCACTCTTGTTTTGCCTGATTTCTTGCTTCTCAAGACTTAATTAAGGTATTGTTTCTCCCAAGGACCCTTCCTGGACACTCCCTAGACTTGGCTAAgtactttttgtttcctttgttccCTTTTCCCATAGCATCTACCACACCCCTTCGTCACCTTTTAACACACAATATTGATAGAATCCTAACTTCATTGAGTGTTTCTGTTAGGCAAAGACATGTCTTagtcattttataaattactcttATATTTACCAGTTTTTCTTTGTAAGTAGCCTAGATCTCTGTTCTTTGAAATTCAGTCCCTTTTGAAGACTCTGAagcttttgtttataaaaaagaaaaagaaattattcttttactttctggaGAGgatgaatttatataatttagTAGATTCATATGCAGTAtagtttaataattattttagtaaataGTTAACTTTAATATCACTTAACAGATAATTGCAATAACATTTTTTCCATAAAACATTGTCCCCTGAtaatcaaatatttcaaaatatcatttctgaTAAGCACAATAAATATACTGACATgagattaacattttttaaattatttttgctaatGACCAAGGCTCCTTATAAACCGCCATGCTACATTTAGAAATTAATTCAGATGAGACTGAGTATGCTCAATGGTATGGCCATACACTAGAAATTATTTCCGAATTGGCACTTTATTGCTGagtaaaaaattcaaacaaatgaCCATATTAAATTTATAGGAAATTTCTAGAAATTACCAGGTACTATATACAACAAATTTGAAGGGTTTGTACacaaattgttaaaataaataatgtatcttTGTACCACTAGGTGTCAGTGGAATTTAAGAAATCCAAAGCCAGCTTATTTCCTTAAGTTAAAACTAACAATTTAAATGCCTGGAATATAATTTATGCAAGCTGAATAGTTATGTACATGCATAACATGtacatataaatgcatatataaatgagtatgtatacatgtgtgatagtataaaaaagaaagaagatctcCGGTATATACCTGctagctttaaaaaatgtttttcataaaacAACTCTCCTATTACGCCTTTCCTGGCCATTCCCATGGGCATCACTGCCACCCAGGATATAACTGTTACCTTCTGATACAACTGTTACATTCTGATGCACACCACAGAAAAGTTCTATCTTGACTAAAACAGTTCCATCCTGAATAAACCCTTAACCTTTCTCCTGAATCTGTTTATCAGCATCCCTTCTATATACCTGAATTGTTTTGTATTACTGAACAACCAGGAGCATTGAGGACTTTTTATATATGAGATAAAGTTAGCTGACTCTTTTAGTAAGCCTTTATGAGTGCTTATTCCTAAAGAAACCCTATCAGATATTTCCTAGGTAATCGTGTACAAGGTTGGTGTACTATATCAAGTTCTTCCTGTACTGTGATGAAGTTGTCTATTGCTTCCATGTACACTAATATTACAGCGAGGAGGAATTACTTTTATGAATGCTAGAAACTTGAGAAATAAGTGTTCTCAATAATATATTGCTGAAGGCCACTTAGACAGAGGCAGTGGCCATCTTATATCTTTGTTACCTACAGGCTAAAGATCGAATTCAGTATTATCAACTAGATGAAGTCTTTGTTTTTCCATATGATATGGGAAGTAGATGGAGGAACTTTAAACAGGTATTTACGTGGTCAGGGGTCCCTGAAGGAGATGGACTTGAGTGGCCAGTAAGAGAAGGCTGTCACCCATACAGCTTAACAGTGAGTATTTTTGTTAAATAGCCCTTCCTTTTTGCCTCACCTTCTTTCCCTTAACTCCCCCTCAACTCAAGTGACATTTTGTAGTAAAATAAGTAATACGAATGTTTTCACTCTGTCAAAATGAATCTAATAATTCTAAATCTCTCCTTATATCATGTCTCTCCCTTTATTTCAGTATCTCCTTAACTCTGTATACCTGTGAGATAAAGTCCTGATCCTTTAACACAGTTTTATGAAATCTGACCAAAAATTACCTTCCAACTTACAGTATCATATGAATTCCTTGTACATTCCTGTCACCCAACTTTGCCCACAATTTTTTCATCTTACATGACCTCCACTCTATCTAAAATTATTAAGACTCGTTCCAGTCTTACCTCTTCCATAAAGTCTAACTTACCCCCGTAGACTCATCTGAATTTGGCATTTAATCACATACTACCCTGTGGTAGCTCATGAagtctcatttttttatttaattctggtACCTTATATCTGTAACTTCATAAGATTCTAGGACAGAGATCATGAGTTATCTTTATTTCTCCTATTATATCTAATATAGTGCTATTTAATAGTAGCTATGTCAAAATAAGTTATAATGATgacctttattcattcattcaacttcATTATTAAATGTTCTTCATTATTCATTTGTAGTGTGTCTGCTATGTCTCTACAGAATCAATGAATCTCAGTGTTCTCACCTGAgaagcttcatgagggcagagaaTATACTCCCTGATCCCTGGGCCACAGTAAGCACTCTAGGAATATACACAGATGAGGACATTAGAGAGTGAAGAGCTAGAAGAGGACCTCGCTCTCAGCCCCTGGTTCTTAGCGTAGGGCCTTTTTTCCGTGCTAAAACAACCTGTGGCCTTTAAATTATCAGCAACTTGAAATGCTGGAAAATTGGGGATTTGTCATATCACTTTGACAGTTGATGAGGAAAGGCTATTTTTCAACATTGAGACaagagatttaatttttttcttttcatttcttccagaTAGAACAGTTGAAACAAAAAGCAGATAAGAGAGTCAGAAGTGTAAGTACTTCTTTTGTGGtggtaattgttttttcttttgttaggcTCTGTACTTCCATACAGTTTTTTTAATTGACTGACTAGAAACCAATTGTTGGCTTTTATTAAATAGTATTCCTTAATACATTTGTTGAAATTTGATGcagttaacttttgtttttattgaaatagTTGGGACTAGAGGTTGGGAGGAATTTAGTCAATTTGTATTGCCAACATaggaaaataattattctcaATACAGCTCCTTAATGTGAAACCTATCCTTACAATTATGTTGTTGGATATGATGGCCACCAGCCATATGTGgctgttttatttaaatttgttaaaattaaataaatttaaaaattcagcttcTTATTTGCATTCACCACATTGTAAGTGCTCACTCAGTAGCTGCATGTGTCAAGTGCTGCTGCATTGGATAGCAcacatacagaacatttccatcatagCAGAATGTTCTCAGCCCTGCTCTAACTTTAATTCTTAGCTATGGGCTTAAAATGAAGAGTAAGAAAAGCCTTGAGAACTAGAAACATCAGTTGCTTCCCAGGGAAGGGGATGGGGAACTGGGAGGTTCCCCTAGAAGGGGAACTAGAAGGCTTGTCactggatattttggatctccctttaaaatttgaaattcagaCTTAAAACTCAGATATCATGGGTGGATATTTAAAGGTTTCTTCTGATCACTGATGACAGGTTCGCTATAAAGTAATAGAAGATTATAGTGGTGCCTGCTGCCCTTTGAATAAAGGAATCAAAACCTTCTTCACAAGCCCCTGCACTGAAGAACCTCGAATACGGCTACAAAAAGGGGAATTCATTTTAGCCACAAGAGGTTTACGGTAAGTAATAGGAAGTACTGCATTTCTTATTCGATGACAAAATCATCTAGcctaaaaaattaactttaatcttttaaatatttcagatactGGTTATATGGAGACAAAATCCTTGATGATTCCTTTATAGAAGGTATGGAAATGGAACGACATGTTTAAAGGACAAGACTATTAGCAATAATTCCAGATTTTACAAgagtaacttttaaaaaccaatcatgcctaATGCATTGGGGAACTGCATAGAAGGGCATATCACTAAGCAACAAAAGGAACCTCCTTATATATTTCTCTATAGCGCTTGTATTTTTCAGGTCTTTTTAATGATAGCTAATATTTGAGCTCATAAGTATGTGACAAGTACTTGTATAAGTGCTTCCCTTAAGGTGTGAAAGTCCCCAAAAGACTCGGAGGTAGGCACTATCATTTACATTCTATTGAGGGGGctctgaagcacagagagacaaCTTGCCCATAGCTATGCACTGAAAACAGATGGAGCGAGGGCTTAACTCCAAGTAATCTGACTCCACATTCTGTGCATCAAACTCCTGTACTATTTGCTCCCCCGACTTTGAATGAGTATTTCTCTTATTATAAAAACCAGTAGATTGAAACTttgcgtatttttttttttttctcttcagttttatagttgtttctttttaaagttaagaTTAGCTCGGGGTGTTCTTTAAAAAACAGTTGGGGTTAATCATAAATTAACCTCTTATGACGGCCGCGATATAGAAATGTGTATGTTAGGCCAGGTGCGTgactcatg
Encoded proteins:
- the ZDHHC6 gene encoding palmitoyltransferase ZDHHC6 isoform X2 encodes the protein MGTFCSVIKFENLQELKRLCHWGPIIALGVIAVCSTVAMIDSVLWYWPLHTTGGSVNFIMLINWTVMILYNYFNAMFVGPGFVPLRWKPEISQDTMYLQYCKVCQAYKAPRSHHCRKCNRCVMKMDHHCPWINNCCGYQNHASFTLFLLLAPLGCIHAAFIFVMTMYTQLYNRMKIILRNKTSIESWIEEKAKDRIQYYQLDEVFVFPYDMGSRWRNFKQVFTWSGVPEGDGLEWPVREGCHPYSLTIEQLKQKADKRVRSVRYKVIEDYSGACCPLNKGIKTFFTSPCTEEPRIRLQKGEFILATRGLRYWLYGDKILDDSFIEGVSRIRGWFPRKCVEKCPCDAETDQAPEGEKKNR
- the ZDHHC6 gene encoding palmitoyltransferase ZDHHC6 isoform X1 — its product is MGTFCSVIKFENLQELKRLCHWGPIIALGVIAVCSTVAMIDSVLWYWPLHTTGGSVNFIMLINWTVMILYNYFNAMFVGPGFVPLRWKPEISQDTMYLQYCKVCQAYKAPRSHHCRKCNRCVMKMDHHCPWINNCCGYQNHASFTLFLLLAPLGCIHAAFIFVMTMYTQLYNRLSFGWNTVKIDMSAARRDPLPVVPFGLAAFATTLFALGLALGTTIAVGMLFFIQMKIILRNKTSIESWIEEKAKDRIQYYQLDEVFVFPYDMGSRWRNFKQVFTWSGVPEGDGLEWPVREGCHPYSLTIEQLKQKADKRVRSVRYKVIEDYSGACCPLNKGIKTFFTSPCTEEPRIRLQKGEFILATRGLRYWLYGDKILDDSFIEGVSRIRGWFPRKCVEKCPCDAETDQAPEGEKKNR